The Streptomyces pratensis genomic interval TCCGCTCGCAGAAGGTGGGGGATCTTCCCGAACCCCCATCCCTGGTGGAGTGGCCGAGAGGCGAGGCAACGGCCTGCAAAGCCGTCTACACGGGTTCAAATCCCGTCTCCACCTCCAAGGACGATTAGCTCAGCGGGAGAGCACTTCCCTGACACGGAAGGGGTCACTGGTTCAATCCCAGTATCGTCCACTGATCCGCAAGGATCCCCGCGCGATTAGCTCAGCGGGAGAGCGCTTCCCTGACACGGAAGAGGTCACTGGTTCAATCCCAGTATCGCGCACGCAGTACACGCGGGTTCACCCTGCGCGATTAGCTCAGCGGGAGAGCGCTTCCCTGACACGGAAGAGGTCACTGGTTCAATCCCAGTATCGCGCACCAGCCGAAACCCCCGGTCGTCTCGACGACCGGGGGTTTCGTCGTGTGTGGCGGGTCAGCCGGTGAAGAGCTGGGTGGCCTTGCGTGCGAGCTCGTAGAGCCCGTACGCGAACGGCACGGCGACCCAGAGCCAGGCGAACACCATGAGCGGCTTACGACTGCTGGTGGACACGGGGGCTCCCTTCAGGTGCCTCGTGGAAGCGTGCGTGGACCGGGCGTATGCATTCGTTGGCGACGAAGCCGACGACCAGCAGCCCGATCATGATCGTCAGGGAGGTCGAGTAGAGACTGGGGCCACTGTGCCCGGCACGCTCCCCCGCGTCCGCGACCCTGTTGACGATCAGCGGGCCGAGCACTCCCGCGGTGGACCAGGCGGTCAGCAGGCGGCCGTGGATGGCTCCCACCTGGTACGTGCCGAAGAGGTCCCGCAGATAGGCGGGCGCGGTCGCGAAGCCTCCGCCGTAGAAGGACAGGATCACGAGCGCGCAGCAGATGAAGAGCGGCTTCGAGTCGTTGCCCAGCTGGGCGATGACCACGTACATGAGCGCGCCGACGCCGAGGTAGACCCGGTACATGTTCTTGCGGCCGATCAGGTCCGAGGTGGAGGACCACAGGAGGCGGCCGCCCATGTTGGCCAGCGAGAGCAGGGCGACGAAGCCCGCCGCGGCGGAGACCGACACCGGAGTCGAGGTGCCCGCGAAGAAGTCCTGGATCATGGGGACGGCCTTCTCGAGGATGCCGATGCCCGCGGTGACGTTCATGCAGAGGACCACCCACAGGCACCAGAACTGCGGTGTGCGCAGTGCGTTGCGGGCGGAGACCTGCGCGTTGGTGACGAGCCGGCGGGTCTCCTGCTTCGGTTCCCAGCCGTCGGGAAGCCAGCCGTCCGGCGGCACCCGCACGAGGAGCACGCCGAGCGTCATGAATGCCGCGTAGACGACCCCGTGGACGAGGAAGGCCGTCGCGATGCCGGAGCGGTCCGTTCCGAAGCTCTCCAGCATGCCGGTGGACCAGGGCGAGGCGATGAGCGCGCCGCCGCCGAAGCCCATGATGGCGATGCCGGTGGCCATGCCGGGGCGGTCGGGGAACCACTTGATGAGGGTGGAGACGGGCGAGATGTAGCCGATGCCGAGGCCGATGCCGCCGATGAAACCGTAGCCGAGGACGACGAGCCAGTACTGGCCGGTGGCCGCGCCGAGCGAGGCGACGAGGAAGCCGGACGAGAAACAGATGAGGGACACGAACATCGCCCAGCGGGGGCCGTTGCGTTCGACGAGGGTGCCGCCGAAGGCGGCCGAGAGGCCGAGCATGACGATGCCCAGCTGGAACGGGAGAGCGCTGGCGGTGCCCGAGAGGTCGAGGGCGGATTCGAGCGGGGGCTTGAACACGCTCCAGGCGTAGGCCTGTCCGATGGAGAGGTGCACGGCGAGCGCGGCGGGCGGCACGAGCCAGCGGCTCCACCCCGGGGGCGCGACAGTTCGGGACCTGTCGAGGAAGTTCATGATCCCGCACTTTAGGCATCAGTCGTGGTCGTGACCAGATCATGAACGGAAGTCGGTCGACCGTATGCAATGCGGGCCCGGACGTCGCGCCCGGACCCGCCCTGCGGCATCAGCCGTTCAGAAGGCCGGGTCAGGAGCTGAACAGCATCCGGCCGAAGCTCTTCTGACGGTGGTGGCCGCCGTGGTGACCGCCCTGGTGCGGAGCTCCCCAGGCAGGGGCCGGCGCAGCGGGGTAGGCCTGCTGGGCGGGGGGCGCGGGGTAGGCCTGCGGGCCGGGGGGCGCGGGCGGGGCCTGCTGCGCCCACTGCGACTCCAGTCGGGCCAGGGACTCCAGCTCGCCGTAGTCGAGGAATATCCCGCGGCAGCCGCTGCACTGCTCGATCTGGACACCGTTGCGGTTGTACGTGTGCATCTGGGCGTGACACTTGGGGCACTGGATCATCGAATGGACTCCTCAGGTCGTGACGACGTCGCCGGAATGCATGCCCGGCGGCGAACGCCTCACCCTACGACGCGCCTTCGGACACCAACTCGGGCGGGAGGGACGCAATTCGGGCACATGCGTCGATCATCAACTGTTCCACCTCATCCGGACTCCGTTCCTCCGCGGCGGACTTGGCCAGGGCGAGGGCGGCTGTCTGCACCGTGAGCGCCCGCGCCACGACGTCCAGCTCCGGCCACGGGTCCCCTTCGGCTCGTACGGCTGGGCCGTCGGCCGCCCGGTAGGCGTCGAGGAAGCGCAGCCAGATCCCGGGCGACAGCAGCCCCGCCGCGTACCAGGCGGCGGGCCGTGCCAGGTCCCAGGCGGGATCACCGAGGCCGGCGTCGTCGAGGTCGATCAGCAGCCAGGGGCCGTGCCGGAGGGGGTACCGGACGAGCTGGCCGAGGTGCAGATCGCCGTGGCAGAGGAAGCCGGCCCGGTGTCCGGGCACCGGTGTCTCCGCACGGGCCCAGCCGGGCAGCCCGCGCCAGGCGGCCAGCACCGGCACGACAGCCGGATCGCCGGGGCGCGCCGCACACATCCTCGCCACGGCCCTGGCCGCCTTGACCGGACCACGCATCGGCGGGAGCGCGTGCGGCGGCGGGGTGCGGTGCAGCCGGGCCAGGAGGAGGGCGGCCTCCTCCCAGGGCGCGGCATCGGGGTCCGAGGGGTCGACCGGCCCGCCGTACGGCCAGAGGCTCACGGTGCGGCCCTCGGCGCTGCCGGGAGCCCCGTCGGGGGCGGGGAGCGCGGGGAGGAGGATTCCCGCCAGCCGGGGAGAGGCGGCCAGCGACAGGCGCGCTTCCAGTTCGGGGGGTTCCGAGTCGGCGGCGTGGGCCTTGGCGACGACCGGGCCGCTGCGGACCACCGTGCCGTCCGGCCGGTCGGCGAGCACCTGGGGCGGGGTGCACGCGCACTCCGACGCGACGGGGTGCGCGTTGTCGTGCGCGAGATCGCCGAGCACGCGTACGACGGAGGGGGTGGTCATCGGCTCGGCTCCCGGGAGTGGTCGGCCGGCCGCGCGGCGGGCCCGCCGGCGATCGTACGCGGCCGCTCAGAAAAGGGTCCGGACAGCGCGATGTCCGGCCAGCTCCCCAGCTGGCCGGACAAACGCTGCCGTCCGCCGCACCCCCGTCCCCACGGGGCTGTTGGCCGGATGTCCCGGTCCGGACCGCTCTTCCGGACCCGGGGCGCCGCTCAGCGCCCCAGCATCACGCCTACGGACGACGCCTGTGTGACCACTGCGTCCCAGCCGCCGAAGACGACGACCAGCAGGGCCGCCAGGGGAAGAACCATGGCTGTCGCCACCAAGGGGTGGCGCGTGCCGGACGGGCGTACGCCGAACGAGGCGTATGCCCTGCGTCCTTGCGTGCGGATCATGGTCCGCGTGGCCGTGTCCGCCATGGTTCCTCTCCTGACATGTTCCGGAGCGGCGGGCGCGTGGCCTCGGGGGACGAGTTTCACGCCCGCCGCTTGACTTCAACATTAGGGAGGCGGGAGGAGTCCGGCGTCATGCCCGCGTACCGAATGCCGGGCCTCCCGGAGGATGAGTCGGCCGTCCTCTGCGTACTCCCCTGGGTGGAGAAACGGTGCTGGTTGCGGCACCCGACACCTAGGGGGTGCCCTCGAAGTCCCGCCGTATGCGTGGGGGCGGGATCCGCGCTGCCCGGTCGTCCGCAGAGGGGAGGAGACCGCCGCCGCCCGGCAGGCACCGGGTGACGGCGGTCTCCTCCGGGTGTCAGTCCCTCCCGTCCGCCATCGCGAGCAGCCGGTCGAAGACGGCCGCGTCGGCACGTACGCCGTCGTGGGCGTGATCGGGGGTGACCCAGGTGCGCAGACCGCGCACCGCGTGGGCGGTGGCGAGGGCCTGCTCGCGGTCGACGTACATGTCGTCGTGGTAGACGGCGGCCACCACGGGAACGTCGTTGTCCGCCAGCCGGCCGAGGTCGTACAGGGCGGGCCAGTCGGTGCGCGCGGCGAGGGCTTCGGCCGCACCCCGCAGCGGGACCAGTGCGGGGTCCTCCTCGAACTGCCAGGGGTAGACCATCTCGCCGGTGAAGCGGACCGGGCTGCCGGGCTCCGCGTCGAAGGCGGGGAACTCCCGCCGGACCCGGTGGGCGGACCAGCCGGTGGGGCGGGGCCCGTGGGCGTATATGGGCTCGTGGAGCGCCGCGTAGAGGGGGCGCTCGGCGAAGGACACCGCGGCGTCCACGCCCCGCAGGAAGGTGTCGGTGAGCTCCGGACCTCGGGTGCCGTCGGTGAACGCGGTCTCGAGGAGGTAGTGGAGCGAGTCGAACTTCGCCGAGGTGCCGAAGGTGATCCCGAGCGTCTGGAAGCGGCGCACGGTGAG includes:
- a CDS encoding MFS transporter small subunit, producing MVFAWLWVAVPFAYGLYELARKATQLFTG
- a CDS encoding phosphotransferase family protein: MTTPSVVRVLGDLAHDNAHPVASECACTPPQVLADRPDGTVVRSGPVVAKAHAADSEPPELEARLSLAASPRLAGILLPALPAPDGAPGSAEGRTVSLWPYGGPVDPSDPDAAPWEEAALLLARLHRTPPPHALPPMRGPVKAARAVARMCAARPGDPAVVPVLAAWRGLPGWARAETPVPGHRAGFLCHGDLHLGQLVRYPLRHGPWLLIDLDDAGLGDPAWDLARPAAWYAAGLLSPGIWLRFLDAYRAADGPAVRAEGDPWPELDVVARALTVQTAALALAKSAAEERSPDEVEQLMIDACARIASLPPELVSEGAS
- a CDS encoding OFA family MFS transporter — translated: MNFLDRSRTVAPPGWSRWLVPPAALAVHLSIGQAYAWSVFKPPLESALDLSGTASALPFQLGIVMLGLSAAFGGTLVERNGPRWAMFVSLICFSSGFLVASLGAATGQYWLVVLGYGFIGGIGLGIGYISPVSTLIKWFPDRPGMATGIAIMGFGGGALIASPWSTGMLESFGTDRSGIATAFLVHGVVYAAFMTLGVLLVRVPPDGWLPDGWEPKQETRRLVTNAQVSARNALRTPQFWCLWVVLCMNVTAGIGILEKAVPMIQDFFAGTSTPVSVSAAAGFVALLSLANMGGRLLWSSTSDLIGRKNMYRVYLGVGALMYVVIAQLGNDSKPLFICCALVILSFYGGGFATAPAYLRDLFGTYQVGAIHGRLLTAWSTAGVLGPLIVNRVADAGERAGHSGPSLYSTSLTIMIGLLVVGFVANECIRPVHARFHEAPEGSPRVHQQS
- a CDS encoding zf-TFIIB domain-containing protein, yielding MIQCPKCHAQMHTYNRNGVQIEQCSGCRGIFLDYGELESLARLESQWAQQAPPAPPGPQAYPAPPAQQAYPAAPAPAWGAPHQGGHHGGHHRQKSFGRMLFSS